Part of the Crossiella cryophila genome, ACACTCGCGCCGGTCATCACTCCCCCTGCACGGTTGACTACCCAGGGTGATGACGCTATCCCAGCGGATCCGGTGGGAGGGAGCGGAGAAATCACGTCCACGCAAAGATTCGGCGTAGCCGCAGGAACAGTCCGTGGTCACACAGATCGAGCCGCAACGCCTCGCGAGCGCCGAGCGATGCGGCGGTAGAGCAGGTAGCCGCAGCCCCCGAACACCTCGGCCCACAGGATGATCGCACCGACGGAAGGGGAGCGTTTTCCGTCTTGGCCCAGGGTCTGCATGATCCCCATAACGGCGATGGCCATCAGCACGATCACCACGAAGAGAAGGACTACTGTTGCCCGATTCAGCCGTTGGGCCAGCACTGGATTGACATCGGCAAGTGCAGGGCGGGGACGGTCTGTCCGCTGCTGGTGCCTGTGTCGGCGATACAGACCACCCGCGCAAAGTCCGACGACGACAAAGGCGAACACGCTTGTGCCGACACTGCCTGCCGGGCTGACGGTCGACACCGCGCTGCTGGTGGCGAGGCTGTCGATGCCGAAGGGGAAGAAGATCAGCACCCCCAACCACAGCAGGAAGGTCACCAACAGCCGACCAGCCTCCGGCAGGTAGGTCCGGAGCGACGCGGGCGACGACGTTCCCGCAGGCTCCGCCTCAGGCGCGGCCGTGGATGGTGTGTCCGGCCCACCGGTGTCCTTCGAAGTCGTCGGTTCGGGAAGGTCCGTCCGTACCTCGGCAACGGGCGGTGTGACCACTGGCTCCGGCGGCTGCGGCGGTTCTGGCGATGGCAAAGGCGGTGGCGGTGGCTCAGCCAGGGGAGGCTGGGGCAGGACCACCGGAGGCTGCCTGCGGAGCAGTAGATCGGCACTGGTGTCGCCGCTGCTCATCTTGGGTGAAGGGTAGCCGCGCTGGGCCATGGCCGCGTACACCGACCGGTACAACTCCTGCACCGTCAGCGGCTCCTCAGGTAGCGGAGAGCCGTTGCGCAGCAACCTGATCACCTCGCTGGTGAACGCGGTGTTGCGTTCGCCGATGGGTGAGTGCGAGATCTTGTTCCGCGGGGACGAGGTGATGACGGTCGTACCCTGTACCAGGACATCCCGGGTGTCGATCGACCCGCCGGACATCGCACCGAGCGCCAGCCCCGAATAGCAGCAGTCCAGGAGCAGCAACCTGGTGCGCGCCTTGCTGTTCTCGATGATCTCCCGGATCGAATCGAACGGTACGGTGCTGCCCAGCAACTGGTCGCTGCGGCTTTCCCGCACGGTGAGGTAGAGCTGCTCGCGCCGGTCGTGGCGCAGACCGTGTCCGGCGTAGTAGACCAGCAGCAGGTCCCGCGCCTGGTTTGCCGCCTTCTCCAGCCGCACCAGCATGCTCTGGGGCGAGTCCGGTGTGTCGATCACCGTGCACTGCGCCCAGTCCAGAATGCCGGTCACCGGATCAGTCAGGGCGGCCAGCAGATCACTGAGGTTGTGCCGGACCGCGGGCAGGTTCGACAGGTCCTGATCGTCGGCGTACTCGCTGGTTCCGATCAGGACCGCTCGGGATAGCGCGGGCTCGGCGGTAGTCGGCACAGCCGGTTACTCTCCGCCGCCGAGGGCCTTGGTCACCTGACCCACCACCGCGTCCAGATCCTGGGTGGACCGGCATCCGATCTCCAGCTCCCGGCCGTCCTTGGCGCGCAGGCGAAGGGTGACCCGGTCGGCCTCCTTGCGGCGGGCCAGCCAATCGAATACCGCGGTCACCATCGCGGCCGCTGTGCCGCTGGTGACCAGCACGACGATGGTGTCGATCGCGCCGCCCATCTCGCCAGGACGTATCGGCTGATGGGACAGGCTGACCTGGCCGCGTAGTTCCTCCTCGTCGCGCAGCCAGGACGCCAGCCGCCGCAGTTCGTCCTCGTCGGCACCGTCCAGACTGATGTGCACGGCCTCGGTCACGCGCGCCCCCTTTGATCACTAAGAGTCAGTAATCCTACTCGGGGTGACCGGGTAATCACGCAGCGGGCTGCCGGGATTGTCCACTGTGTAGCTCAGCCGAGACAACGCCGTGATCGCTGGACCCGACCCTTCGGCCGGGTCCAGCGATCGCCTCGAACGGGTCAGGCGCCGGTCTTCCTCAGTTGTTCGTTCATGATCAGGAATGCGCCCAGGCCGTGGAAGTCGTTCGTGTTTCTGGGGCGGGCGAGGTAGTACGCCAGGTTGCCGACGTTCGTGCCCTCGCTGATGTCCTTGATGTTGGTCAGGCCGTCCGTGCCCAGGCTGGCCTTGCCCAGCACGCCCTGATACCCCTTGCGGCTCACCGCGCTGAAGCTCGCGTCCAGGTACCCCCGCTCCACCCCGCGGGAGATCATGAACGTGTACATCGCCGAGGCGGAGGTCTCCGTCCAGTTGCCGTTCGCGGTGGGCTTGTCCACGACCTGGAACCAGCGGCCGGTCGTGGCGTCCTGGTAGCGCTGGTAGCCGCGGGCCAGGTGTTGCACCATGGCGATCACCTCGGCGCGGCGGGGGTGGGTGGCCGGCAGGACCTCCAGGATGTCGATTGCCGTCATGCCGAACCAGCCGATGGCCCTGGCCCAGTGTTCGGCCGAGTGGCGGCCGGGGTTCTTCGCCCAGGACTCGGAGCCGTCCTCGTCGTAGGCGTGCCAGAGCAATCCGTTGTCGCGCTTGAGGTTCTTGAAGTAGGCGGCCAGGTTACGCACCGACTCGTCATAACCGTAGGTCTCGTTGTACTGCTTGGCGTAGCCTGCGATGAACGGCTGCGCCATGTACACCCCGTCCGCCCACAACTGGCCGACCTTGCTGGCCGCGTGGAACATGCCGCCGTCGCTGGTGCGGGGGTAGCTGGGGAACCGGTTGCGCAGCTTGTCCGCTGCCTTCTTGTACTTCGCCTGCCCGGTCTCGGTGTGCAGGATGATCAGCAGCGTGGCCGCGCGCATCGAGTCCAGGTTGGTGAAGCTGTTGCTGATCTCGCCGTTGCTGTTGACGAAGCGGTCCACCCACGCCTTGATGTAGTCGAAGTACTTCTTCTCCCCGGTGCGCTTGTAGACCAGGTACTGCCCGTACAGGTACAGCCCGCGCGTGTAGCTCCAGCCGCCAAGGGTGGCCGGGGTGAAGCGCTTCATGGTCGAGTCCACGACCGCCTTCGACCAGTCATCCGGCGCCGCCGGTGCGGCGACCGCGGCGGGAGCGCCCAGTGTGGTGGTCAGGGCCAGCAGCAGACCGAGGACCAGCCCGCGGGCGCGGGTTGTGGTGATCACGTCGTCCACCTCTCGATGTAAAGGTAATCATCCGATCTCAACTGAGAGCGGCGGCGGCGAGTGGGGGGCGGTTCGTCCAGCACACCGGGGTCCAGAGACCCTGTCAAGGGTCGGAAGTCGCTGTCCTGCCGTTGGCCTAACCGCGGCTGCGCCTTGACGCCCGTTTTGGCCCGTCCTACGCTCGGGGCGGTCACACATCCGATCTTTGAGCAACGTTTACATGCTTGAACTGTGAGGACATGGTGTCGATGGACGAGGGGACCGCGGGCATCTCCCGCAGGGGCTTCCTGGGGGTGGCGGTGGCGGGTTCGCTCGCCGGATCGCTGGCCGGGCCGCTGGCCGCGGAGAGCCTGGCCGCCGACGTCGCGGACGGGGCCGGATCCGGTCTGCGCGACCGGATGCGCTCCGAGCACGCCTGGGCGGAGTTCCTCGGCGCGCAGGACCTGCACTGGGCCCGGATGCCGCGCACCTGGTACGAGGGTCCCTTCCTGGGCAACGGTTTCCTGGCCACCAGCGTCTACCGCGAACCCGGCGCGAACGCGCTGCGCTTCACCGTCGACCACAGCCAGGTCCAGGACCACCGCCCGAATTTCGGCAACGAATGGGGTGTGGCCCGGCTGCCGGTTGGCCGGCTGCTGCTCACCCCGGTCGGCACGATCACCGGCGTGGACCTGCGTCTTGACCTCTGGCAGGCTGAACTGCGCGGCACCGTCACCACCGACCGCGGCACCCTGGAGATCCGCGCGATCGTCCACAGTGTCCGGTCACTGCTGCGGCTGACCGTGCGACCGAGCCTGGGGGAGAAGGACTTCACCCTCGCCTTCCATCCGGCCGAGGCGATCAGCCCGCGCACCATCCGCGAGGAACCGCCGAAGAACTTCACCCGCAACCCGCCACCCGAACTCCGCACCGCGGGCGACCTCAAGATCGTCGTCCAGCCCATGGTCGCGGGCGGCCAGACCGCCACCGCCTACCGGGAAGCCAAGGGCCGCAACGAGACCACCCTGCTGCTCTCGGTCGCGCATACCCACCCGGACGCCACCGCCGAGCAGTTCGCCCGCACCACCGTGCGTCGCGCCGCACTCACCGGCGAGAGCGAACTGCTGCGCGAGCACCGGAACTGGTGGCACGACTGCTATCGCCGCAGCTTCCTGTCCATTCCGGACGGTCTGTTGCAGAGCTTCTACTGGATCCAGCTCTACAAACTCGCCAGCGCCTCCCGCGCCAGCGGCCCGGTGATGGCCACCACCGGCCCCTGGCTGGAACCCACGCCCTGGCCCTCGGTGTGGTGGAACCTCAACGCCCAGCTGCAGTACTGGCCGGTGCACGGCTCCGGCCACCCCGAACTGGACCCGATCCCGCGCACCCTGTCCACCCACCGGCAGACCCTGGTCGACGGCCTGCGCCCGGAGTACCGGCACGACTCGGCCGGACTGCGTCGCAGCACCGACGCCCAGTTCGACGACGCCGGATTCGTCGGCGTGCCAGGACAGTTCTCGCCCGACCCCGAGGTCGGCGACCTGCCCTGGCTGCTGCACAACGTCTGGCTCACCTACCGGCACAGCATGGACGAACGCCTGCTGCGCGAGGTGCTCTACCCGTTGCTGCGCAAGGCGATGAACTACTACCTGCACTTCCTCGCCCCCGGTGCGGACGGCAAACTCCACCTGCCACCGACGTATTCCCCCGAATACGGCAGCGCGCCGGACTGCAACTACGACCTCGCGCTGATCCGCTGGAGCTGCGCCACCCTGCTCGAATCCGTGCGCCTGCTGCGCATCCACGACCCCCTCGCGGCGCGCTGGCGGGAGGTGCTGGACAAGCTGGTCGACTACCCGGTCGACGGCAACGGCTTCATGATCGGTGCGGGCGCCCCGTTCGCCAAATCGCACCGGCACTACTCGCACCTGCTCATGGTCTACCCGCTCTACCTGGTCAACGCCGAACAACCCGAGCACCGCGACCTCATCGATCGCTCGCTCAAGCACTGGATCAGCTTCGAGGGCGCGCTGCGCGGCTACAGCTTCACCGGCGCCGCCTCCATCTCCAGTCAGTTCGGCCGCGGCGAGGACGCGCTGAAGTACCTGCGCGAACTGGTCGCCCGCTTCCTGCAGCCCAACACCATGTACTACGAGGCCGGACCGGTCATCGAAACCCCGCTCTCGGGCATGCAGTCCCTGCACGACATGCTCTGCCAGAGCTGGGGCGGCATCATCCGGATCTTCCCAGCGGTGCCGGGCGAATGGGCCGAGGTCACCCTGCACGACTTCCGCACCGAGGGCGCCTTCCTGGTCAGCGCGGTGCGCCGCAACGGGAAAACCGACTTCGTGCGCATCCGCAGCCTGGCTGGCGAACCCTGCCGGGTGCGCACCGGCATCCCCGGCCGCCTCGCCGTGCGGGACAACCACGGCCGCCCGCACCGGTACAAGCAGGGCGCGGACAACACCATCGAGATCGAACTGCGCCGCGGCGAAGAGGTCATCGTGCACGCCGCGGGCGCCCGCCCCGACCTCACCATCGCCCCGGTCAAGACCACCAAACCGGCCCCGCCCTGGGGGCTGCCGCCGCTGCCGCCCGGCGGTGACATGGTGACCGTGGACCTGGAACCCTTCTACACCAACGACGGCATCACCAACGAGTTCTACCTCGGCGACGGCGACTTCGACGGCACCGGCCGCACCTACCCCTCCGGCGCGCTGCCACAGAACGGATCCCTCACCGACGACGGCGTGCCGTTCCGCTTCACCAACGGCCACGAAGGCACCAGGAACAACATCATCGCGGCCGGTCAGACCGTGGAGCTGCCCGAGGGCAACTACCGCAGGCTGCACGTACTGGGCGCCAGCGACAACGGCAACACCGACAGCACCGTCACCCTGCACTACACCGACGGCACCGCCACCCCGGTGAAGTTCGCGCTCACCGACTGGCTCGCCTCCGCGGCCTTCGGCGAGAGCGAAGCCTTGCGCACCAACCAGATCCACACCCGCACCGGGCCCGCACCGCTCCGGGCCGCGGTGTTCCACCAGGTTCTCGCCGCCGACAGCACGCGGCGACTGCGCGCGATCACCCTGTCCGCCAACGCGAAACCACGCTCGCACGTGTTCGCCGTGACATTGGAGAAGGTCACCAACCCTGCCTGAGGAAGGGGACTCCCATGTCCGAGGAACCCAACCGCATCGACCGCCGGAAGGCGCTCAAACTGGGCGCGTTCGGCGCACTGGCCGCCGGCGGGCTGGCCACCCCGCTACCCGCACTGGCCACCCCGGCCTACACCAGCGCGGTCGAACCCCGCCCCGCTGACTGGGCGCTGCGCTGGAACCCCAGCCCAGCCGTGGACAAACTGCAGGCCTTCGAGGGCCTGGAGGACGACCGATCCGGCTCGCACAAGGGTGTCAAGCACATCCACGCGCTGGCCGACCACTGGCGCTTCGACATGCACACCAGGGACCGCGACGGCTCCGACCGGCAGCGCAACGAGTCCAAGGGCATGCGCAGCGGCGGCACCCTGCACAAGATCCAGGAAGGCCAGACCTGGCGGATCACCTACCAGACCTACATTCCCAGCGCGCTCACGGCGACCACGAAGTTCAGTCACATCTTCCAGATGAAGGTGCAGGACGTCGGCGGCCCGCTGATCACCATGACCCTGCGCGAGCGCAACGGCCCCAAGATCGAGATGCTCACGCTGCGCGACGACGACTCCAACACCGTGCACTCGCCGGTGCCGCTGACCCCGTTGCAGAACAAGTGGATCGACATCGAGTTCGAGGTCAAGGCGGTCAACAGCGGCGGCTACGTGCGCTGGGTGATCAAGGACGGCGGCCGGGTGGTCCAGGACTACCGGACCACCGCGGTGGACATGTGGCGCAACAAGAACTACCTGCGCCCCAAGTGGGGCATCTACCGCAGCATCGAGAGTGCCGGACTCAAGGACTGCTACCAGCTCATCCGTGGCTACAAGGGTTACATCCTCCAGTGACAGCAAGGGAGTAGCGGTGAACAGGTTGGCGCGCAAGCTGATCGCGACGATCGGCGCGGCGGGCACCGTGCTCGGACTCCTGGTGGCGCTGCCGCAGCAGGCGGCGGCGCTACCGGACGGGCAGGCGCTCACCCCGCCGATGGGCTTCAACAACTGGAACGCCACCGGATGCGCGGTGGACGAGAAGCTGATCAGGGACACCGCCGACCTGTTCATCAGCAAGGGGCTCAAGGACTCCGGCTACGAATACGTCAACATCGACGACTGCTGGGCCGCGCCGGAACGGGACCCGGTGACCAAACGACTCACCCACCACCCGGAGCGTTTTCCCAGTGGTATCAAGGCATTGGCCGACTACGTGCACGCCCGCGGCCTGAAACTGGGCATCTACACCAGCGCCGGCACGGTCACCTGCGCCAAGACCATGCCCGGCGGCCTGGACCACGAGGAGATCGACGCCCAGACCTTCGCCGACTGGGAGGTCGACTACCTCAAGTACGACAACTGCAACAACCAGGGCCGCCCGGCCATCGAGCGCTACACCAAGATGCGCGACGCGATCAGGAAGACCGGGCGCAAGATCGTCTACTCGCTGTGCGAGTGGGGCGAGAACAAGCCGTGGGAATGGGGCAAGGAGGTCGGGCACCTGTGGCGCACCACCGGTGACATCACCGACACCTGGGCCAAGATGGTCGACATCCTCAAGAAGAACGCCCCGCTGGACAAGTACGCCGGACCGGGGCACTGGAACGACCCGGACATGCTGGAGGTCGGCAACGGCGGCATGACCGACACCGAGTACCGCTCGCACTTCAGCCTCTGGTCGATCATGGCCGCCCCGCTGCTGATCGGCGCCGACCTGCGCAAGGTCACCCCGGCCACCTTCGACATCCTGAACAACCGCGAGGTCATCGCGATCGACCAGGACAAGCTCGGCAAGCAGGGCCGGGTACTGTCCAACAAGGACGGTCGCTGGACCTTCGTCAAGCCACTGGCCAACGGCGATATCGCGGTGGCGCTGTTCAACGAGACCGAGGTGGCCGCCAAGATCGGGGCCACCGCGGCCGAACTGGGCCTGCCCCAGCGCGCCGGCTACAAGGTGCGGGACCTGTGGCAGCACAAGAACTTCCAGACCGCGGGCGAGGTCTCCGCGGTGGTCCCGCCGCACGCCACCGCGATGTACCGGATCTCCGCCGGGCACGACTGGTCCTGGCAGCAGCCCGCGGTCAGCACCGGCCTGGAACTGGACTCGCCCGTCCCCGGCATCCCGGCCAACCTCACCCCGGCAGGCCGCAGCTTCCAGGTCGGCGTCTTCGCCACCAACCTGGCCCGCACCCCGGTCTTCGAGCCCAAGCTGACCCTGGCCGTGCCGCCGAAGTGGCACGCCCGGCTGGTGCGCACCGACCGCCGCTGGCTGCTGCGCACCGGCGAGACCGTGCGCGCGGTCTACGAGGTCACCGTGCCGGCCACCGCACCCGACGGCTTCGCCAAGCTGCACAACGGCCTGGAGTACGCCTGGGCCGGGGCGAGCAAGGTGAAACTGGGCGGTGAACAGGAACTCATCGTGCCGCCCATGGTGCCCGGCACGGTCAGCAGCCTCGGTGACATCCGCTCGGCGGTGGAATCCGGCGGCTACGGCCCGATCGAACGCGACATGTCCAACGGCAGCTACCGCGGCAACGACGGCAAACCGTTGACCATCAACGGACAACGCTTCGCCAAGGGCCTCGGCGGACACGCCCCCAGCACGCTCACCTACTACCTCAACGGCCGCTGCGACAGCCTGCGCACCACCGTCGGCATCGACGACGAACGGGACGAACGGCAGCTCGGCTCGGCCACCTTCGAGATCTGGGCCGACGGCCGCAAGGTCGCCGACAGTGGCCTGCGCACCTGGCGGGACGACGCCGTGCAACTGTCCGCCGACCTCAAGGGCGCCCGCTACCTCAAGCTGGTGATCACCGACGGCGGCGACGGCGTGCAGTTCGACCGCGGCGACTTCGCCGACCCCGTACTGACCTGCCACCTGTGAGGGATCCCTTGACCCGCAAGCGGTACGCACTCATCGGCGCCGGCCACCGGGCCTCGACGTTCCTGCACGGCCTGGCCGTCGAACACGCCGGGACCGCGGAACTGGTGGCACTGGCCGATGTCAACCGGACCCGGATGGCCGCGCACAACCGGCGGCTCTCCGGGCTCGGTGCGGACCCCGTGCCCGAGTACCCGGCCACGGACTTCCTGACCATGCTGGACAAGGAGTCCGTGGACACCGTGCTGGTGACCACAGTGGACAGCACCCACGACGAGTACATCGTGGCCGCGCTCAACGCGGGCCGGAATGTGGTCACCGAGAAGCCGATGACCACCGATCCCGCGCGCTGCCAACGCATCCTGGACGCGGTGGCGGCCACCGGCGGCGAGGTCACGGTGGCCTTCAACTACCGCTACCAGCCGGTGTTCGAGCGGCTGCGCGAGATCATCGCGGCCGGGGAGATCGGCGAGATCGGCTCGGTGCACTTCGAGTGGCTGCTGGACACCCGGCACGGCGCGGACTACTTCCGCCGCTGGCACCGGGACAAGGCCAACTCCGGCGGACTGCTGGTGCACAAGGCCACCCACCACTTCGACCTGATCAACTGGTGGCTCGACTCCGAACCGGCCGAGGTCTACGCCCAGGGCCGATTGTTCTTCTACGGACCCGAGAACGCCAAGCTACACGGTCACGACCCGGCCCCCTTCACGCTGTCGCTGGACGAGGACCCGTGGCTGCGCGAGCTGTACCAGGAAGCCCGGCACGAGGACGGCTACCGCAGGGACCAGGACGTCTTCGCCCCCGGAGTGTCCATTGAGGACGATCTCGCGGTGCTCGCCCGCTACCACTCCGGGGCCACCCTGACCTACCACCTGACCGCCTACTCGCCGTGGGAGGGCGTGCGGGTGATGGTCAACGGCAGCCACGGCAGGCTCGAACTGGAGGTGGTGGAGGCCGATCCGGGCGGCCAACCGCACGGCAGCCTGTGGCTGCGCAAGTTCTGGCAGCCACCGCAGCAGTTGCCGATGTCGGCCGAGGAAGGGCACTCCACCGCGGACCGCCGGTTGTGCGCCGCGCTGTTCGGCCCGGCCGCCGAGGATCCCACCGGCAAGCGCGCCGACCACCTGGCAGGCGCGCGCTCGCTGCTGACCGGCTTCGCGGCCAACCGCAGCCTGGTCACCGGCGCACCGGTGCGCACCACCGATCTGGGGGTTCGATTATGAGGAAACTGGCACTGCTCTCGGTGCTGGCACTGGTGTTCGGCCTGGCCGCCTGCGGTGGCGGGGCGGCGGACGGGGAGACCCGGCTGCGGTTCGTGTGGTGGGGCAACCAGGACCGGGCCACCCTGACCGAACGCGCGGTCCGCCTGTTCGAGCAGCGAAACCCGGGCGTGCGGGTGGACACCACGTTCACCGCCTTCGGCGCCTACTGGGAGAAACTGGCCACCGAGACCGCGGGCGGCAACCCGCCCGATGTGATCCAGATGGATTACCGCTACCTCAACGAGTACGCCGGTCGCGGGGTGCTGCTGGACCTGTCCGCCAGTCTGGGCAAGCAGATCCGCACCGCGGACTGGAACCAGGGGCTGATCGGCTCCGGCAAGGTCAAGGACAAGCAGGTCGGGGTGCCGTTCGCGCAGAACGCCACCACCATCGTCTACGACCCGAAACCCTTCGCCGCCAAGGGTGTCCCGGAACCGAAGCTCGGCTGGACCTGGCAGGACTACCTGGCCCAGGCCACCAGACTCAGCGAGGGCCAGGTGGCAGGCGCCACCGACTTCGCCGGGACCGAGGACGTCTTCGAGATGTGGTTGCGGCAGCACGGAAAACAGCTCTACACCGCCGACGGCCAGTTCGCCTTCGGCGAGGCCGACCTGCGCGCGTTCTGGCAGCTGGCCGCCAGGTTCCGGGCCGCGGGCGCGTTCAACCACGTGGAGCTGACCTCCGGCCTCAACCAGGGCCCGGAACAAACCCCGCTGGGCCGCAGGCGCACCGCCACCGAACACAGCTACGACAGCATCTTCGGCGGCTACCACGCGATCCGGCCCGGCGAGCTGAAACTCGCGCCCTACCCCAGCGACGACCCGAAGCAGCTCGGCCAGTACCGCAAGCCCTCCCAGCTGCTCTCGGTGTTCGCCCGCACCAAACAGCAGGCCACCGCGCTCAAGCTGGTCGACTTCCTGCTCAACGACGAGGAGGCTGGCAAGATCCTCGGCGCCACCCGCGGCCTGCCGCCCAACCTGAAGATCCGCGCCCAGGTCGCGCAGACCCTGCAGGGCGCGGACCGGCAGGTCTATGACTACGAGACCGCGCTGGACCCGCACCTCGGCGATGCCCCGCCACCCCCGCCCAAGGGCGACGGCGCGGTGTACAAGCTGATGCAGCGACTCAACGAGGAGGTCGTCTTCGGCCGCAAGAGCATCGACGAGGCGGTCAAACAGTTCTTCGCCGACGCGGCCAACCACCTCAAGTAGGCCCCGAGTGTGACGCGCCTCCCGCACCGGGAGGCGCGCACCGGCCATAGTGGGTGCCATGGTCGTGCTCGGTGCGCTGCTGTGGCTCTGCTCGGCGCTGCTGTGCGTCGGCGGGCAACTGGTGGCCGCCGCGGCCTGGGAGACGCCCTACACCTGGGACCAGGACCTGATCAGCCACCTGGGCAACACCGACTGCGGGCTGTTCCTGGAATCGCACGGACCACCGCAGTTCGTCTGCTCACCGCTGTACCCGCTGATGAACACCGCGCTGGTGCTGGCCGGACTGGGCGTGATCGGCGGCGCGCTGCTGCTGCGCGGGCTGTGGCCGGGCGGCTGGGCCGGCGGCACCGCGTACGTGCTGATGCTGACCACCGGCGTGCTGGAGGCGCTCAGTGGGCTGGTGCCGGAGAACATCAGCCGCACCGTGCACCTGATCTCCGCGCTGCACCTGCCCATCGGCGGCATCGCGATCTTCCTGGTCAGCCTGGCGATCGTGGACCAGGCCCGCTGGATCAGCGCGTTCGGCT contains:
- a CDS encoding ABC transporter substrate-binding protein; its protein translation is MRKLALLSVLALVFGLAACGGGAADGETRLRFVWWGNQDRATLTERAVRLFEQRNPGVRVDTTFTAFGAYWEKLATETAGGNPPDVIQMDYRYLNEYAGRGVLLDLSASLGKQIRTADWNQGLIGSGKVKDKQVGVPFAQNATTIVYDPKPFAAKGVPEPKLGWTWQDYLAQATRLSEGQVAGATDFAGTEDVFEMWLRQHGKQLYTADGQFAFGEADLRAFWQLAARFRAAGAFNHVELTSGLNQGPEQTPLGRRRTATEHSYDSIFGGYHAIRPGELKLAPYPSDDPKQLGQYRKPSQLLSVFARTKQQATALKLVDFLLNDEEAGKILGATRGLPPNLKIRAQVAQTLQGADRQVYDYETALDPHLGDAPPPPPKGDGAVYKLMQRLNEEVVFGRKSIDEAVKQFFADAANHLK
- a CDS encoding DUF998 domain-containing protein → MVVLGALLWLCSALLCVGGQLVAAAAWETPYTWDQDLISHLGNTDCGLFLESHGPPQFVCSPLYPLMNTALVLAGLGVIGGALLLRGLWPGGWAGGTAYVLMLTTGVLEALSGLVPENISRTVHLISALHLPIGGIAIFLVSLAIVDQARWISAFGYLIAGVTVIASMLFSAGQYSVPVLYFGLGAGAMERLASYPFNLWLLVIGLILCTGPGRAGCRACSRSDAAGPLAA